A genomic segment from Gavia stellata isolate bGavSte3 unplaced genomic scaffold, bGavSte3.hap2 HAP2_SCAFFOLD_1125, whole genome shotgun sequence encodes:
- the PRODH2 gene encoding hydroxyproline dehydrogenase yields the protein MGPERGAVGRPTAKGTPLDFGEGTAFRLKSGRELTRALLVLWLCAFPPLARHAGTILAVTRRVLGARLWGGLLRATFYGQFVGGETPAEVAAAAGRLRAVGLRPMLAVPTEEDVGQEKDGEEWYEANRGAALECVGLAAATGPHPMMQLKVTALMSARLCETVSRRLAEPGVELTPEEAAAVMGGEVPDFPFLTPAENRHLGVSLRRLDHVVGAAAARGVRVLVDAEQSYVNPALSLATAALMRRHNGGSPWVWNTYQAYLQDGKKRLAEDAAAARRRGVCFGVKLVRGAYLEPERRRAEELGYPDPLHPTLEATHRSYGECLELALRLAARDGEGVGVMVATHNEASVLYATQRMEELGISRRAGGVCFGQLLGMCDHVSLALGQAGYATYKSVPYGGAEATLAYLARRAQENQGVLEGGRRERGLLLRELRRRLLGRM from the exons ATGGGGCCGGAGCGGGGCGCCGTGGGGCGCCCCACGGCGAAAGGGACCCCCTTGGATTTCGGGGAGGGGACGGCGTTCCGGTTGAAGAGCGGGCGGGAGCTGACGCGGGCGCTGCTGGTGCTGTGGCTTTGCGCCTTCCCCCCGTTGGCGCGGCACGCCGGGACG ATTTTGGCAGTCACGCGACGGGTTTTGGGGGCCCGGCTGTGGGGCGGGCTGCTGCGAGCCACCTTCTACGGGCAGTTCGTGGGGGGCGAGACCCCCGCCgaggtggcggcggcggccgggcggctGCGCGCCGTGGGGCTGCGCCCCATGTTGGCCGTCCCCACGGAGGAAGATGTGGGGCAGGAGAAGGACGG ggaggagtgGTACGAGGCCAACCGTGGGGCGGCGCTGGAATGTGTGGGGCTGGCGGCCGCCACCGGCCCCCACCCCATGATGCAGCTGAAGGTGACGGCACTGATGAGCGCCCGTCTCTGC GAGACGGTGTCGCGGCGGTTGGCGGAACCGGGGGTTGAGCTGACGCCGGAAGAGGCGGCGGCGGTGATGGGGGGCGAG GTTCCGGATTTCCCCTTCCTGACGCCGGCGGAGAACCGGCACTTGGGGGTCTCGCTGCGGCGCCTGGACCACGTGGTGGGG gcggcggcggcgcggggagtGCGGGTGCTGGTGGACGCGGAGCAGAGTTACGTCAACCCGGCTTTGAGTTTGGCGACGGCGGCGTTGATGCGACGGCACAACGGGGGTTCGCCGTGGGTCTGGAACACCTACCAGGCTTACCTACAG GACGGGAAGAAGCGCTTGGCGGAAgacgcggcggcggcgcggcgacgGGGGGTGTGTTTCGGCGTTAAATTGGTGCGGGGCGCGTACctggagccggagcggaggcGGGCGGAGGAATTGGGGTACCCCGACCCGTTGCACCCCACTTTAGAAGCCACCCATCGAAG ctATGGGGAGTGCCTGGAGTTGGCGCTGCGGTTGGCGGCGCGGGACGGGGAGGGAGTCGGGGTGATGGTGGCCACGCACAACGAGGCGTCGGTGCTGTACGCCACCCAAAG GATGGAGGAACTCGGCATCTCCCGGCGCGCCGGCGGCGTTTGCTTCGGGCAGTTGTTGGGGATGTGCGACCACGTCTCGTTGGCGCTGG GGCAAGCGGGGTACGCGACCTACAAGTCGGTGCCGTACGGGGGGGCGGAGGCGACGTTGGCGTACCTGGCGCGGCGGGCGCAGGAAAATCAGGGGGTGTTGGAGGGCGGTCGGCGGGAGAGGGGGCTGCTGCTCCGGGAGCTGCGCCGGCGGCTGTTGGGGCGGATGTGA
- the LOC132321078 gene encoding eukaryotic translation initiation factor 3 subunit C-like isoform X2 translates to MSRFFTTGSDSESESSVSGDELTPKPPGGNYGKPILLSEDEEDTKRVVRSAKDKRFEELTNLIKTIRNAMKIRDVTKCLEEFELLGRAYAKAKSIVDKEGVPRFYVRILADLEDYLNELWEDKEGKKKMNKNNAKALSTLRQKIRKYNRDYETHIANYKQNPEQSDEDEEKKSRDSEGESEEEEEEEGVSAAVFLKRKDAGGDSRGRYLKKMEAEEEEEEESESEEDWGSSDSDTDSESDEEEGKYTSLASKFLKKYGAPHTEEDKKGGEKKREEKAKKKHDRKSRRYEEEEEDNEGGEWEKVKGGVPLVKEKPKMFAKGTEITHAVVVKKLNEILQARGKKGTDRAAQIELLQLLVGVANENNLGVALEVKIKFNIIASLYDYNPNLATYMKPEMWQKCLGCIEELLDVLFAHPEIFIGENIVEESENLANPEQPLRVRGCILTLVERMDEEFTKIMQNTDPHSQEYVDHLKDEGRVCGIIARLQRYLQEKGTTEELCRVYLRRVLHTYYKFDYRAHRRGAGDPQVWGGEEEEEEEDSAALMERLCKYVYAKDRTDRIRTCAILCHIYHHALHSRWYQARDLMLMSHLQDNIQHADPPVQILYNRTMVQLGICAFREGLIKDAHNALLDIQSSGRAKELLGQGLLLRSLQDRNPEQEKVEKRRQVPFHMHVNLELLECVYLVAAMLLEIPYMAAHEFDARRRMISKQFHHQLRVGERQPLLGPPESMREHVVAASKAMKMGDWRTCHRFVVNEKMNGKVWDLFPEADKVRAMLVRKIQEESLRTYLFTYSSVYDSISMEILADMFELDLPTVHSIISKMIINEELMASLDQPTQTVMMHRTEPTAQQNLALQLAEKLGNLVENNERVFDHKQGSYGGYFRDQKDGYRKGDGGYLRRGGYRQQDRGGGGNY, encoded by the exons ATGTCCCGTTTCTTCACCACCGGCTCCGACAGCGAATCGGAATCCTCCGTTTCGGGGGACGAActgacccccaaacccccaggGGGCAACTACGGCAA gcccaTCCTGCTGAGCGAGGACGAGGAGGACACCAAGCGCGTCGTGCGCAGCGCTAAGGACAAACg ATTTGAGGAGTTGACCAACCTGATTAAGACGATCCGTAATGCCATGAAGATCCGCGACGTCACGAAGTGTCTGGAGGAGTTTGAGCTGTTGGGTCGCGCTTACGCCAAAGCCAAAAGCATCGTGGACAAAGAGGGCGTTCCCCGCTTCTACGTCCGCATCTTGGCCGATCTGGAGGATTACCTCAACGAG CTGTGGGAGGATaaagaggggaagaagaagatgaaCAAGAACAACGCCAAAGCGCTCAGTACGCTCCGCCAGAAGATCCGCAAATACAACCGCGATTACGAGACCCACATCGCCAACTACAAGCAG AACCCGGAGCAGTCggatgaggatgaggagaagAAGAGTCGGGATTCGGAGGGTGAGAGT gaggaggaggaggaggaggaaggcgtCAGCGCCGCTGTTTTCCTGAAGAGGAAAGACGCTGGCGGCGACTCCCGGGGCCGTTACTTGAAGAAGATGGAG gcggaggaggaggaggaagaggagtcGGAGTCGGAGGAAGATTGGGGCTCCTCCGACTCGGACACGGACTCGGAGTCGGATGAAGAAGAGGGGAAATACACCTCATTGGCCTCCAAGTTCTTGAAAAAGTATGGGGCGCCCCACAc GGAGGAGGAtaagaagggaggggagaagaagcGGGAGGAGAAGGCGAAGAAGAAACACGACCGTAAGAGCCGCCGCTAcgaagaggaagaggaggacaacGAAGGAGGAGAGTGGGAGAAGGTGAAGGGCGGTGTCCCCCTGGTGAAG GAGAAGCCGAAGATGTTCGCGAAGGGGACGGAGATCACTCACGCTGTGGTGGTGAAGAAGCTCAACGAGATCCTGCAGGCCAGGGGCAAGAAGGGGACGGATCG CGCGGCGCAGAtcgagctgctgcagctcctggtgGGTGTGGCCAACGAGAACAACTTGGGGGTCGCGCTGGAGGTGAAGATTAAGTTCAACATCATCGCGTCCCTCTACGACTACAACCCCAACTTGGCCACCTACATGAAG CCGGAGATGTGGCAGAAGTGCCTGGGCTGCATCGAGGAGCTGTTGGACGTTCTCTTCGCTCACCCCGAGATCTTCATCGGGGAGAACATCGTGGAGGAGTCGGAGAACTTGGCCAACCCCGAGCAG cccctgcGGGTCCGCGGCTGCATCCTGACCTTGGTGGAGCGGATGGACGAAGAATTCACCAAGATCATGCAAAACACCGACCCCCACTCCCAAG AGTACGTGGATCACCTGAAGGACGAGGGGCGGGTGTGCGGCATCATCGCCCGTCTCCAGCGGTACCTTCAGGAGAAGGGAACGACGGAGGAGTTGTGTCGCGTTTACCTCCGCCGCGTCCTCCACACTTACTACAAATTCGATTACCGGGCTCATCGCCGTGGGGCTGGTGACCCCCAAGTGTGGGgcggggaggaagaggaagaggaggaagactcGGCGGCTTTGATGGAACGTCTCTGCAAGTACGTCTATGCCAAAGACCGCACCGATCGCATCCGGACCTGCGCCATTCTCTGCCACATCTATCACCACGCGCTCCACAGCCGCTGGTATCAGGCGCGTGACCTCATGCTGATGTCACACCTGCAGGATAACATCCAACACGCTGACCCCCCCGTCCAG ATCCTCTACAACCGCACCATGGTCCAACTGGGAATCTGCGCCTTCCGCGAGGGTCTGATCAAAGACGCCCACAACGCTCTCCTGGATATCCAATCCTCCGGTCGTGCCAAAGAGCTCTTGGGACAGGGACTGCTGCTCCGGAGTCTCCAGGATCGGAATCCGGAGCaggaaaaggtggaaaaacGTCGGCAGGTTCCTTTCCACATGCACGTTAACCTGGAACTCCTGGAATGCGTTTACTTGGTGGCGGCGATGTTGTTGGAGATTCCTTACATGGCGGCGCACGAATTCGACGCTCGGCGCCGGATGATCAGCAAACAATTCCATCATCAGCTCCGCGTGGGCGAACGGCAACCGCTTCTAG GGCCGCCGGAATCCATGCGGGAACACGTGGTGGCGGCTTCTAAAGCGATGAAAATGGGGGATTGGCGAACGTGTCACCGCTTCGTGGTCAACGAAAAGATGAACGGCAAAGTTTGGGATCTCTTCCCCGAAGCCGATAAAGTTCGCGCCATGTTGGTCAG GAAGATCCAAGAGGAGTCGCTGCGGACGTATCTCTTCACCTACAGCAGCGTCTACGACTCTATCAG CATGGAGATCCTGGCGGATATGTTCGAGCTGGATCTGCCGACCGTCCACAGCATCATCAGCAAAATGATCATCAACGAGGAGTTGATG GCGTCTCTCGACCAACCGACGCAGACGGTGATGATGCATCGGACGGAACCGACGGCGCAGCAGAATTTGGCGCTGCAGTTGGCGGAGAAATTGGGGAATCTGGTGGAGAACAACGAACGCGTCTTCGACCACAAACAAGGCTCCTACGGGGGTTATTTCCGAG ATCAAAAAGACGGCTACCGGAAAGGAGACGGCGGCTACTTGCGACGGGGCGGTTACCGTCAACAAgaccgcggcggcggggggaatTACTGA
- the LOC132321078 gene encoding eukaryotic translation initiation factor 3 subunit C-like isoform X1, whose product MSRFFTTGSDSESESSVSGDELTPKPPGGNYGKPILLSEDEEDTKRVVRSAKDKRFEELTNLIKTIRNAMKIRDVTKCLEEFELLGRAYAKAKSIVDKEGVPRFYVRILADLEDYLNELWEDKEGKKKMNKNNAKALSTLRQKIRKYNRDYETHIANYKQNPEQSDEDEEKKSRDSEGSTSSSEEEEEEEEGVSAAVFLKRKDAGGDSRGRYLKKMEAEEEEEEESESEEDWGSSDSDTDSESDEEEGKYTSLASKFLKKEEDKKGGEKKREEKAKKKHDRKSRRYEEEEEDNEGGEWEKVKGGVPLVKEKPKMFAKGTEITHAVVVKKLNEILQARGKKGTDRAAQIELLQLLVGVANENNLGVALEVKIKFNIIASLYDYNPNLATYMKPEMWQKCLGCIEELLDVLFAHPEIFIGENIVEESENLANPEQPLRVRGCILTLVERMDEEFTKIMQNTDPHSQEYVDHLKDEGRVCGIIARLQRYLQEKGTTEELCRVYLRRVLHTYYKFDYRAHRRGAGDPQVWGGEEEEEEEDSAALMERLCKYVYAKDRTDRIRTCAILCHIYHHALHSRWYQARDLMLMSHLQDNIQHADPPVQILYNRTMVQLGICAFREGLIKDAHNALLDIQSSGRAKELLGQGLLLRSLQDRNPEQEKVEKRRQVPFHMHVNLELLECVYLVAAMLLEIPYMAAHEFDARRRMISKQFHHQLRVGERQPLLGPPESMREHVVAASKAMKMGDWRTCHRFVVNEKMNGKVWDLFPEADKVRAMLVRKIQEESLRTYLFTYSSVYDSISMEILADMFELDLPTVHSIISKMIINEELMASLDQPTQTVMMHRTEPTAQQNLALQLAEKLGNLVENNERVFDHKQGSYGGYFRDQKDGYRKGDGGYLRRGGYRQQDRGGGGNY is encoded by the exons ATGTCCCGTTTCTTCACCACCGGCTCCGACAGCGAATCGGAATCCTCCGTTTCGGGGGACGAActgacccccaaacccccaggGGGCAACTACGGCAA gcccaTCCTGCTGAGCGAGGACGAGGAGGACACCAAGCGCGTCGTGCGCAGCGCTAAGGACAAACg ATTTGAGGAGTTGACCAACCTGATTAAGACGATCCGTAATGCCATGAAGATCCGCGACGTCACGAAGTGTCTGGAGGAGTTTGAGCTGTTGGGTCGCGCTTACGCCAAAGCCAAAAGCATCGTGGACAAAGAGGGCGTTCCCCGCTTCTACGTCCGCATCTTGGCCGATCTGGAGGATTACCTCAACGAG CTGTGGGAGGATaaagaggggaagaagaagatgaaCAAGAACAACGCCAAAGCGCTCAGTACGCTCCGCCAGAAGATCCGCAAATACAACCGCGATTACGAGACCCACATCGCCAACTACAAGCAG AACCCGGAGCAGTCggatgaggatgaggagaagAAGAGTCGGGATTCGGAGG GCTCCACCTCTTCgtccgaggaggaggaggaggaggaggaaggcgtCAGCGCCGCTGTTTTCCTGAAGAGGAAAGACGCTGGCGGCGACTCCCGGGGCCGTTACTTGAAGAAGATGGAG gcggaggaggaggaggaagaggagtcGGAGTCGGAGGAAGATTGGGGCTCCTCCGACTCGGACACGGACTCGGAGTCGGATGAAGAAGAGGGGAAATACACCTCATTGGCCTCCAAGTTCTTGAAAAA GGAGGAGGAtaagaagggaggggagaagaagcGGGAGGAGAAGGCGAAGAAGAAACACGACCGTAAGAGCCGCCGCTAcgaagaggaagaggaggacaacGAAGGAGGAGAGTGGGAGAAGGTGAAGGGCGGTGTCCCCCTGGTGAAG GAGAAGCCGAAGATGTTCGCGAAGGGGACGGAGATCACTCACGCTGTGGTGGTGAAGAAGCTCAACGAGATCCTGCAGGCCAGGGGCAAGAAGGGGACGGATCG CGCGGCGCAGAtcgagctgctgcagctcctggtgGGTGTGGCCAACGAGAACAACTTGGGGGTCGCGCTGGAGGTGAAGATTAAGTTCAACATCATCGCGTCCCTCTACGACTACAACCCCAACTTGGCCACCTACATGAAG CCGGAGATGTGGCAGAAGTGCCTGGGCTGCATCGAGGAGCTGTTGGACGTTCTCTTCGCTCACCCCGAGATCTTCATCGGGGAGAACATCGTGGAGGAGTCGGAGAACTTGGCCAACCCCGAGCAG cccctgcGGGTCCGCGGCTGCATCCTGACCTTGGTGGAGCGGATGGACGAAGAATTCACCAAGATCATGCAAAACACCGACCCCCACTCCCAAG AGTACGTGGATCACCTGAAGGACGAGGGGCGGGTGTGCGGCATCATCGCCCGTCTCCAGCGGTACCTTCAGGAGAAGGGAACGACGGAGGAGTTGTGTCGCGTTTACCTCCGCCGCGTCCTCCACACTTACTACAAATTCGATTACCGGGCTCATCGCCGTGGGGCTGGTGACCCCCAAGTGTGGGgcggggaggaagaggaagaggaggaagactcGGCGGCTTTGATGGAACGTCTCTGCAAGTACGTCTATGCCAAAGACCGCACCGATCGCATCCGGACCTGCGCCATTCTCTGCCACATCTATCACCACGCGCTCCACAGCCGCTGGTATCAGGCGCGTGACCTCATGCTGATGTCACACCTGCAGGATAACATCCAACACGCTGACCCCCCCGTCCAG ATCCTCTACAACCGCACCATGGTCCAACTGGGAATCTGCGCCTTCCGCGAGGGTCTGATCAAAGACGCCCACAACGCTCTCCTGGATATCCAATCCTCCGGTCGTGCCAAAGAGCTCTTGGGACAGGGACTGCTGCTCCGGAGTCTCCAGGATCGGAATCCGGAGCaggaaaaggtggaaaaacGTCGGCAGGTTCCTTTCCACATGCACGTTAACCTGGAACTCCTGGAATGCGTTTACTTGGTGGCGGCGATGTTGTTGGAGATTCCTTACATGGCGGCGCACGAATTCGACGCTCGGCGCCGGATGATCAGCAAACAATTCCATCATCAGCTCCGCGTGGGCGAACGGCAACCGCTTCTAG GGCCGCCGGAATCCATGCGGGAACACGTGGTGGCGGCTTCTAAAGCGATGAAAATGGGGGATTGGCGAACGTGTCACCGCTTCGTGGTCAACGAAAAGATGAACGGCAAAGTTTGGGATCTCTTCCCCGAAGCCGATAAAGTTCGCGCCATGTTGGTCAG GAAGATCCAAGAGGAGTCGCTGCGGACGTATCTCTTCACCTACAGCAGCGTCTACGACTCTATCAG CATGGAGATCCTGGCGGATATGTTCGAGCTGGATCTGCCGACCGTCCACAGCATCATCAGCAAAATGATCATCAACGAGGAGTTGATG GCGTCTCTCGACCAACCGACGCAGACGGTGATGATGCATCGGACGGAACCGACGGCGCAGCAGAATTTGGCGCTGCAGTTGGCGGAGAAATTGGGGAATCTGGTGGAGAACAACGAACGCGTCTTCGACCACAAACAAGGCTCCTACGGGGGTTATTTCCGAG ATCAAAAAGACGGCTACCGGAAAGGAGACGGCGGCTACTTGCGACGGGGCGGTTACCGTCAACAAgaccgcggcggcggggggaatTACTGA